The Pirellulaceae bacterium genome segment CTCGATTCGATCATCTTTGAGCATCCGGCGCGTCTGCGCGATTAGTTCGTCATCGTTTTGGAGCTTCCCCTTGCTGGCTACCGTTAACAATTCACGATCCGGCAGCGAGGACCAGAGAAAGAAGCTCAGTCTACTGGCTAAATCGTGATCTTCTAGCAACGTGGCTGTGTTCAGGTCGGAGCGAGTCGTGTAGAGATAACAGAATTCTGGCGACATCAGGATGGCTGCCAATACGGCTCGTAACGAGGCTTCGACTGTTTGACCATCACGCCGAAGCTTCTCATACAATGATCGCAGAGAATCTCGATCTTTTGCGGCAACAGGTCGCCGATAGGCTCGACCCGCAAGCTCTTGGATATCTGCCAAACCAAGTTGTTCCGCAGTCTTGGTTGCCGCGTTTTGCTGGCGAAGTCCGGCGCGAATCTGTGCGAAGAAGCCGTGGATCCTTGCCGATTTTGCATCGGGAGATTCGGCTTCCAGTGTATCCTTCATTCGTTTCACCCCCAGCTTGTCCAAGTAGGCTTTTTCGAACCGATCTAGCAAGCTAGGTTGGATCAACTGAGGGTCTTCGGGACGTAGGAAATCAAAACGTTTATCATGCAGCACCTCCCGCTCGGAACGTTCGAACCACACGAATCCGCGCAAGAGCGTCTCAGCACTTTGCGTGACAAAATCTAGTTCCTGCCATAACCGATCTAATTCTGCTTGTTCGCTTTGACCGAGCACTTTTTGCATTAGCGGTTGATCGTCACGAAAGAATCCTTCGACGAGGTGAAAGCCTGCAGCAAGCCCCCGACGGTCATTAACATAGTAGAAGCGATTCGGAAACGCATGACAGAAAATGTCCGCTGCGTCGACCAATGATTTTGCGGTTTGGCTGTTGCCATAAATCAGATGTTCGGTGTTGCGACCCAACTTGTTGTCAGGCGGTTGTCGCATGGCATGTCGTAGATAGACGCTTCCCGGAATACTGTGTTGGGGATCGAGCTGACAGGGGACCAGTAGATGCTTGCCGCTTAATTCACGTTGCATGTTTGGCGTCAGTGGGATCTCGATGATAGCCGGAGCCTTCACGACAAACCATTCAGGATCGATCTGTTCGCCAAGCGGATGAGTCCCAAAGCCCAACGTCTTGACTAGCTCGGGGTTGAAACGGTCCAGCACACTCCGTAGCGACTGTACTTTGTGATGCACTTTTTCATCTGCTTCATTGTTGGGCAAAATCGTGGCGCGGCTGAAAAGGGGCCGTTTAATGATGACGTAATTCTCTCCAGCGGCGAAGGCGGGATCGATGCGGATAAACGCCGAAATGGCCACTGCATCGTCACTCGGCTTGGTGACTTTCGTTACCTTGAGCAACGTTTCGCTTTGCAGGGAGCTGCGGTCGAATTTGTCACGATGGGTGGCAACCTTGGTTCGTAGCTCAAGATGACTGATCGGCCAGTTGCCGGCACCGGGTTTGATCAGCTGCGGTTCCGGTGCGAAGAGGATTCGCCGTCCAAATTCGACGAACTTGAGTAAGGCAATCAATTCGGTTGGCTGGTGAGTGTCATTTTGTGGAGCAGGAACAGCCTGCCAGGCAGCATTCAGTTCGCTGAGGAAACCTGGTTGTGACGCCGCTTCAGAAAGCGTTTGCCATACGATGCCAAGATAACGAGGGCTGAGTCCAAACTCGGATGCCCATGATTTAATCGTTTGGCTTTGCTGATGATCATGACGGTACCGATACCGCCAAGCGGCTTCAAGATAGGCCAAAGTGTCAACCTTGTGGCTTTGGTAAAAGTCGATGATCGCCTGTTCGGTGAACTTTTTCCGTTCATTGTAGGAGCTCACAGGGAACGGCGCAAAAGAGATTCCGCTGGGTTTGAGTACCAGATGATCAGCCACTCGTTGGGATGCTGTGAGATACTTTTTCACGAGGTTCGGCGACGTCCCCAGAACTTCGCCCGTGTTGTTGAACCCTTCGCCGCCGGCCGGATCGGCAGGAAAGTTCCGTGTTGGCCGGATATCAACGCCGGTCAAATCGCGGATTGCCCTGTCATATTCGGTATTGGATAGTCGCCGAGGGAGCACGACTCCTGGGTCGCCTGCCTGTCGAATCGCTTCAACAAGCAGGATGTTTTCGACAGACTCGGCAACTGCGTTGCTCTCATCAATACTTGGTTGTTCTGCATCTTCTGGCGGCATTTCACCATGGCGGATGAACTCGACGATGTTATTCCATCTGCGGAAGTCATCCGTCACATCCTGGGCTGCGGTATACCGCGTCAGATTGAGTTCTCCCTTTTGGTTTTTTGCGTCGTGGCACACCACGCAGTATTTCTGTACATACGGCCTGACGTGGTCGACAAATTCATCTGCAAGCAGATCAGCGGCGTGGGAAATCGGCAGGAATACCAGCGAGAATAAAGTAGGAAGCCAAGGAGGTGAAGAACCGTGGGGCATTGACCAAGAACTCCTGGTAAATCACAGGCGAAGCAGCCGTTTGCACTGTCCTTGACCGCGACAAGGGCTGTCGCGGTCAAGGACAGTGCAAACGCCTAACCGATGGGAAGACGGCAGCCTGGTTTCCAAGCAACTGCTGGGAAGCAGGCATGAGACTGTCGTTTCTTGGAACCAGGTGCCAACTCAGGTTGGTCACGTGCCAATCGTCGCTCAGTCTTCCAGCGGCATGACCTCTACTTTGCGAATATCGACTTTGCTATTCGGATCGTGATGTTGGAAAGCGAAGTAGCCGTCCTTAAACGTTTCTTCAAAATCGAGGTACTCGTACAGCTCGTCGCCATTGACGGTGATTTTAATGCGTACGTTTTTGCGTCCGCGCCAAACATTATCACGAACTTCAATCTCGTAAGTGAACCAGGTGTTGGGCTCTACGAGTCTTTTGTAAACATGACACATCCCATAAAGCGATCCGGTACGTATCGGATCGGTATGCGTACTATCGATTTGAGCTTCGTATCCGTCGGTGAAGCCGGGTTTCCTCGTCGTGCGAAAGTAAAGTCCTGAGTTTCCGCCATCACTGATTTTGACTTCGGCTCGATAGCGAAAATTCTTAAAAGGGCCTGCGGTGCAGACCAGCATCGATGCGGGGCCGGATGCGGTCATCGCACCATCTTTGACCTCCCAGAGACTCTTTGCATTACCCACTCGTTCCCAGCCATTCAGCGACTTGCCGTCGAACAGCGAAGTCCATTTTGTATCTTCCGCAGATACGGTGGAACTTGACGAAAGAGCTAGTAGGGTGAACACACCAAAAACAAATCGAGAAACAGTAGTCATCATACAAAAATGCCTTGATCAACAATGGTTGGAAGGTTGTGGGGGTTTGCAACGCAAACATGCGAAAACACGTATCCTACCTGACTTGGTCGAGAGAGCCTATCTGTTTTGTCGCCGCTATTTTTATTTTAACGAGCAATAATCCGAACTTGTGGGGTTGGATTTTAGGCGAACAGATCGTGAACAACACGCCCATGAACATCGGTGAGC includes the following:
- a CDS encoding DUF1592 domain-containing protein encodes the protein MPHGSSPPWLPTLFSLVFLPISHAADLLADEFVDHVRPYVQKYCVVCHDAKNQKGELNLTRYTAAQDVTDDFRRWNNIVEFIRHGEMPPEDAEQPSIDESNAVAESVENILLVEAIRQAGDPGVVLPRRLSNTEYDRAIRDLTGVDIRPTRNFPADPAGGEGFNNTGEVLGTSPNLVKKYLTASQRVADHLVLKPSGISFAPFPVSSYNERKKFTEQAIIDFYQSHKVDTLAYLEAAWRYRYRHDHQQSQTIKSWASEFGLSPRYLGIVWQTLSEAASQPGFLSELNAAWQAVPAPQNDTHQPTELIALLKFVEFGRRILFAPEPQLIKPGAGNWPISHLELRTKVATHRDKFDRSSLQSETLLKVTKVTKPSDDAVAISAFIRIDPAFAAGENYVIIKRPLFSRATILPNNEADEKVHHKVQSLRSVLDRFNPELVKTLGFGTHPLGEQIDPEWFVVKAPAIIEIPLTPNMQRELSGKHLLVPCQLDPQHSIPGSVYLRHAMRQPPDNKLGRNTEHLIYGNSQTAKSLVDAADIFCHAFPNRFYYVNDRRGLAAGFHLVEGFFRDDQPLMQKVLGQSEQAELDRLWQELDFVTQSAETLLRGFVWFERSEREVLHDKRFDFLRPEDPQLIQPSLLDRFEKAYLDKLGVKRMKDTLEAESPDAKSARIHGFFAQIRAGLRQQNAATKTAEQLGLADIQELAGRAYRRPVAAKDRDSLRSLYEKLRRDGQTVEASLRAVLAAILMSPEFCYLYTTRSDLNTATLLEDHDLASRLSFFLWSSLPDRELLTVASKGKLQNDDELIAQTRRMLKDDRIEAFAREFFGQWLRYRDYLAKDPIDREAFPEYTEELRIAIAEEPVRLAMHLIQTDRPVTDLLTTDRTFVNQTLAKHYGGQIERQYQQAAAGGDGQEWHPVNGLHQAGRGGLFGMAVVLTKNSAGDRTSPVKRGFWSVHHLLGQHFPPPPADVPDLPNSEKTSTQSIRELLAVHVADAQCARCHTHFDSLGLAMEGFDAIGRARTTDGAGRPIDNSARLPNGEIAKGVPDLIKYVEQYRRDDFVKTLCRRFLGYALGRSVILSDQPLLAEMEAVLEKNDYRFSVMFQMVVRSEQFRKQRGKGS
- a CDS encoding DUF1080 domain-containing protein, with the translated sequence MMTTVSRFVFGVFTLLALSSSSTVSAEDTKWTSLFDGKSLNGWERVGNAKSLWEVKDGAMTASGPASMLVCTAGPFKNFRYRAEVKISDGGNSGLYFRTTRKPGFTDGYEAQIDSTHTDPIRTGSLYGMCHVYKRLVEPNTWFTYEIEVRDNVWRGRKNVRIKITVNGDELYEYLDFEETFKDGYFAFQHHDPNSKVDIRKVEVMPLED